In the Sarcophilus harrisii chromosome 1, mSarHar1.11, whole genome shotgun sequence genome, one interval contains:
- the CD70 gene encoding CD70 antigen — MAPGEGRKKLRIYFRCSFVGFVTGLFAGFLVSFLICYFLYRPFSKVHCEPENNRFREKQGESNKAIHTAHLLLNHTGSRQDNTLKWQGDPSLGRSFIYGLTLIQGSLQIQRSGIYGIYVQVTLAKCIQARAQNPELKETKASTLTIGNLSAQGRHSSLLRRHFQGRCSLSASLQVNLNYQDTLYVNLTYPLVPSPNADETFFGASWLYPPPPPEY, encoded by the exons ATGGCTCCTGGGGAGGGCAGGAAGAAGCTAAGGATCTACTTTCGATGTTCTTTCGTTGGCTTTGTCACTGGGCTGTTTGCTGGTTTCCTGGTGTCCTTtctgatttgctattttctctaCAGACCCTTCAGCAAAGTCCACTGTGAG CCAGAGAACAACAGATTCAGGGAAAAACAGGGAGAAAGTAACAAAGCAATTCACACAGCTCATCTCCTGCTCAACCACACAG gTTCCCGTCAGGACAATACTCTGAAGTGGCAAGGCGATCCATCCCTGGGTCGCTCCTTTATCTATGGCCTTACTTTGATCCAGGGTTCCTTGCAAATCCAGCGCAGTGGCATTTATGGCATCTATGTTCAGGTGACTCTGGCCAAATGTATCCAGGCCAGAGCCCAGAACCCTGAGCTTAAAGAGACCAAGGCTTCAACCTTGACCATTGGCAACCTTTCTGCACAGGGCCGCCATTCAAGTCTCCTGCGAAGACACTTCCAAGGCAGATGCTCGTTGAGTGCCAGCCTCCAAGTGAACCTCAACTACCAGGACACCCTTTATGTCAACCTCACATATCCCCTAGTGCCTTCACCCAATGCTGATGAGACTTTCTTTGGAGCTTCTTGGTTATATCCACCTCCTCCTCCAGAATACTGA
- the TNFSF9 gene encoding tumor necrosis factor ligand superfamily member 9, with translation MGPSDPENPDRTSKAPTRTCRVLDWFFATALLLLSGALVFFTTLRANLAHPHAAEGLSAPQFPAQSPYAQLVMKDALVQNQTLSWHNDPHLSRVFLDPRMNYDADKGELEVKVAGLYFVYTHLKLQQVVVPAYSQGTVEVFVTVVQDFGQRAVLNLSLDVGPSSTSTITTSESSLIFLHPGERLRLSMSATAGDFLDWQLVSGANTFGLFWVAGGQPLTDSGTLTVIN, from the exons ATGGGCCCTTCGGACCCAGAGAACCCAGATCGCACCTCGAAGGCGCCGACCCGCACCTGCCGCGTCCTGGACTGGTTTTTTGCGACTGCCCTGCTGCTGCTAAGCGGAGCCCTGGTCTTTTTCACTACTCTAAGGGCAAATCTTGCCCACCCTCACGCCGCCGAAGGGCTCTCTGCCCCCCAGTTTCCTGCTCAG agccCCTATGCCCAGCTGGTGATGAAAGATG CCTTGGTGCAGAACCAGACACTGAGCTGGCACAATGATCCTCATCTTTCTCGTGTGTTCCTGGACCCACGAATGAATTACGATGCTGATAAAGGAGAGCTGGAGGTCAAAGTCGCCGGGCTTTACTTCGTCTACACTCACCTGAAGCTGCAGCAGGTTGTGGTTCCTGCATACAGTCAAGGTACAGTCGAGGTCTTTGTGACTGTGGTGCAGGACTTTGGACAGCGAGCTGTCTTGAATCTCTCCCTGGATGTGGGACCTTCCAGCACTTCCACCATCACCACCTCGGAGTCCTCCCTCATCTTCCTGCATCCTGGGGAGCGGCTCAGGCTCAGCATGAGCGCCACAGCAGGGGACTTCCTGGACTGGCAGCTGGTGTCAGGGGCCAATACCTTTGGCCTTTTCTGGGTGGCCGGGGGACAGCCCTTAACCGATTCTGGGACATTAACTGTGATCAATTAG